The following coding sequences lie in one Cyanobacterium sp. Dongsha4 genomic window:
- a CDS encoding adenosine kinase, which produces MTKKYDVYGMGNALMDMEFSVTPELLAQLNIDKGVMTLMDETQQKEVLTHLPNPCKQSSGGSAANTLVAISQLGGKGFYSCKVAADEVGKAYLEDLVNCGLDTNLALDNRPEGITGKCLVLVTPDADRTMNTFLGITSDLGLTEIDDEALKDSQYLYIEGYLVSSPVAKATAIHGKKVAESAGVKTSFSLSDANMVDFFRDGILEIIGDGVDLLFSNEIEALKMANTDKLEDAIAFLQTLAKTFTITRGKEGSLIFDGEKIIEIEPYPVNAVDTVGAGDMYAGCLLYGITNGLGWEKAGKLASLASSKLVTSFGARLDTSVLQSLLEQIKN; this is translated from the coding sequence ATGACTAAAAAATACGACGTTTATGGTATGGGTAACGCCCTAATGGATATGGAATTTTCCGTTACTCCTGAATTACTTGCTCAACTCAACATTGATAAAGGGGTAATGACATTAATGGATGAAACCCAACAAAAAGAAGTCTTAACTCATCTTCCTAACCCTTGTAAACAATCCTCTGGTGGTTCTGCGGCTAACACATTAGTGGCAATTAGTCAACTAGGTGGTAAGGGTTTTTATTCCTGCAAAGTGGCGGCGGATGAAGTGGGTAAAGCCTATCTTGAAGATTTGGTGAATTGTGGTTTAGATACTAATTTAGCTTTAGACAATCGCCCAGAAGGTATTACGGGTAAATGTTTAGTTTTAGTTACCCCAGATGCCGATCGCACCATGAATACTTTTTTAGGTATTACAAGTGATTTAGGTTTAACAGAAATAGATGATGAAGCCTTAAAAGACTCTCAATATCTTTACATAGAAGGTTATTTAGTTTCCTCTCCTGTGGCAAAAGCAACGGCAATTCATGGCAAAAAAGTAGCAGAGTCGGCAGGGGTAAAAACTTCTTTTTCTCTTTCCGATGCTAATATGGTGGATTTTTTCCGTGATGGTATCCTTGAGATTATCGGTGATGGAGTTGATTTATTATTCTCCAATGAAATTGAAGCTCTAAAAATGGCTAATACGGATAAATTAGAAGATGCGATCGCATTTTTACAAACCCTAGCCAAAACCTTTACTATCACCCGTGGCAAAGAAGGCTCATTAATTTTTGACGGTGAAAAAATCATTGAAATTGAACCTTATCCAGTCAATGCAGTCGATACGGTTGGTGCAGGAGATATGTATGCAGGTTGTCTGTTATATGGTATTACCAATGGTTTAGGTTGGGAAAAAGCTGGAAAACTAGCCTCCCTAGCCTCCTCCAAATTAGTTACCAGTTTTGGAGCTAGATTAGACACCAGTGTTTTACAATCTTTGCTTGAGCAAATTAAAAATTAG
- a CDS encoding phosphoketolase, translated as MTTSPFYQGIQYFKEELPYFNEYGQENAIASEEKAISSTGDKKAIYQTLLGADALRYLTLHITASKQSGHPGGFASSADVISALVMLGHKNLITEVGHHAPGYYSTVFLDKSLEKMGIHTVEDMSERFREMHGLLGHLSGQIPGLLNPAGPLGQGQHFAMAGAKLHPNVLFPVTIGDGGLGEPYVMSSFGHFNTAYPQATNFLPILVWNGYSQEHHSMVSTKTNEEMIAYWQGNGFKEVILVNAKDFDDANQEGDYVDSTRFSFEKRLEFTQAVLEATDKAAKSALGGTLTVLIIKQLKGAGVHKTGAKSHNLYPGDSLDKDYIASALQERALTKEAWELVRTNFVRSNGGSNVDVAVTESVLPLPDLGTLPLTEYEVGGEKKVATTAMGEIVVHVGKNDPNFVVTNADGNAASGINNINIGLNIVHPTTDETYFQQPQGQVYEPLSEDACAGLAVALSLFGARTLWCSYESFAINGLPIWQTVTQAMAELRRETPSTITLFTAGALEQGRNGWTHQRPEIENYFAAMMRNGNVFPLFPCDANSIQACYEWALGTKNKGITITASKSPLPILTTFEQTREALEKGGVILHDSEGSKKIVFAVIGDMTLIPVFEAAKTLESEGYGVRIVSVINPRRLYRPTDVAWDTCTASDGNFLDDAGFEALFGGDAVIGVTGGTSAMLEPIMLRSNAKRDTFAWKRGETTASAGQLMEFNGLTASALVSRAKQLA; from the coding sequence ATGACAACTAGCCCATTTTATCAAGGTATCCAATATTTTAAAGAAGAATTACCCTATTTTAACGAATACGGTCAAGAAAATGCGATCGCATCTGAAGAAAAGGCTATTTCTAGCACAGGGGACAAAAAAGCCATTTATCAAACCCTACTAGGTGCAGACGCTTTACGATATTTAACCCTTCACATTACCGCTAGTAAACAATCTGGACACCCCGGTGGTTTCGCTAGTAGTGCAGATGTTATCTCCGCCCTAGTCATGTTAGGACATAAAAATTTGATTACCGAAGTAGGACACCACGCTCCCGGTTACTATAGCACCGTATTTCTGGACAAATCCCTTGAAAAAATGGGCATTCACACCGTAGAGGACATGAGTGAGCGTTTTCGGGAAATGCACGGGCTTTTAGGGCATTTATCAGGGCAAATCCCCGGATTACTCAATCCTGCTGGACCTCTTGGGCAAGGACAACATTTTGCTATGGCAGGGGCGAAATTACACCCCAACGTTTTATTTCCCGTTACTATCGGTGATGGTGGTTTAGGTGAACCTTATGTTATGAGTAGCTTTGGACACTTCAATACTGCCTATCCTCAAGCTACCAACTTCTTACCCATCTTAGTATGGAATGGTTACTCCCAAGAGCATCATAGTATGGTATCCACCAAAACCAACGAAGAAATGATTGCTTATTGGCAAGGTAACGGTTTTAAAGAAGTCATCCTCGTTAACGCTAAAGACTTCGACGACGCAAACCAAGAGGGGGATTATGTTGATAGCACCAGATTTTCCTTTGAAAAACGCTTAGAATTTACTCAAGCCGTGTTAGAAGCCACCGACAAAGCCGCTAAATCCGCATTAGGTGGCACATTAACCGTTTTAATCATTAAACAACTCAAAGGAGCTGGAGTCCACAAAACAGGGGCAAAATCCCATAACCTCTACCCCGGAGATAGCCTTGATAAAGATTATATCGCTTCCGCTTTACAGGAAAGAGCCTTAACGAAAGAAGCATGGGAATTAGTACGCACTAACTTTGTTCGCTCTAATGGTGGCTCAAACGTCGATGTAGCCGTTACTGAATCTGTTTTACCCCTTCCCGACTTAGGCACATTACCCTTAACCGAATATGAAGTAGGGGGAGAGAAAAAAGTTGCCACTACCGCTATGGGTGAAATTGTCGTTCATGTCGGTAAAAATGACCCCAATTTTGTCGTAACAAATGCCGATGGTAACGCCGCATCGGGTATCAATAACATCAATATCGGCTTAAATATCGTCCATCCTACCACCGATGAAACCTACTTCCAACAACCTCAAGGGCAAGTATATGAGCCTTTAAGTGAGGATGCCTGTGCAGGTTTAGCGGTTGCTTTATCCTTGTTTGGAGCTCGTACGTTATGGTGTTCTTATGAATCCTTTGCAATTAATGGCTTACCCATTTGGCAAACCGTCACCCAAGCTATGGCAGAATTGAGACGGGAAACCCCTTCTACTATTACTTTATTCACCGCAGGGGCATTAGAGCAAGGGCGTAATGGTTGGACTCATCAACGCCCCGAAATTGAGAATTACTTTGCCGCTATGATGCGTAATGGTAACGTTTTCCCTCTTTTTCCCTGTGATGCTAATAGTATTCAAGCCTGTTATGAGTGGGCATTAGGCACGAAAAATAAAGGTATCACGATTACTGCTAGTAAATCTCCTTTACCGATTTTAACTACTTTTGAGCAAACCAGAGAAGCCTTAGAAAAAGGTGGGGTTATCTTACATGACTCTGAAGGTAGCAAAAAAATCGTCTTTGCAGTTATCGGTGATATGACTTTAATTCCCGTGTTTGAAGCGGCTAAGACATTGGAAAGCGAAGGCTATGGAGTGCGTATCGTTTCTGTTATCAATCCTCGTCGTTTATATCGCCCCACTGATGTGGCTTGGGATACTTGCACAGCTTCTGATGGTAACTTCTTGGATGATGCTGGTTTTGAGGCTTTATTCGGTGGTGATGCAGTTATCGGAGTTACTGGTGGCACAAGTGCGATGTTAGAGCCGATTATGTTGCGTAGTAATGCGAAAAGAGATACGTTTGCCTGGAAACGGGGTGAAACAACCGCTAGTGCAGGGCAATTAATGGAATTTAATGGTTTAACTGCTTCTGCTTTAGTTTCCAGAGCGAAACAATTAGCATAG
- a CDS encoding MAPEG family protein, with product MLLGASLITVSALLVYFVTIINVGRARAKYKVMPPAMTGDENFERALRVQQNMLEQLVLFLPIMWIFSYYVSELWGAIIGGVWILGRVLYAWGYYQEAKKRMVGFGISSLSGMVLLLACLYSLTMALVGSF from the coding sequence ATGTTGTTGGGTGCAAGTTTAATTACAGTTTCAGCTTTATTAGTTTATTTTGTCACAATCATCAATGTTGGTAGGGCAAGGGCAAAATATAAAGTTATGCCTCCTGCAATGACGGGAGATGAAAACTTTGAAAGGGCATTGAGAGTACAACAAAATATGTTAGAGCAACTTGTTTTGTTTCTACCCATAATGTGGATTTTTTCGTATTATGTTAGTGAATTATGGGGAGCAATTATTGGCGGAGTTTGGATTTTAGGAAGGGTTTTATATGCTTGGGGTTACTATCAAGAAGCGAAAAAAAGAATGGTTGGTTTTGGTATTAGTAGTTTGAGTGGGATGGTTTTACTGTTGGCTTGTTTATACAGTTTAACAATGGCTTTAGTTGGGAGTTTTTAA
- the pdxH gene encoding pyridoxamine 5'-phosphate oxidase codes for MKISLADLRKNYTQGGLTEEEICQNPFEQFRHWFEQALESQILEPNAMTLATVNETGKPTARIVLLKNLDEKGFVFFTNYESKKGKNIAVNPFGCLVFLWGELERQVRVEGKIEKITPEESDQYFHSRPIGSQLGAHISPQSQIIPNREYLDKRLQEVTQKYQNQTIPRPSHWGGYRLVPDAIEFWQGRENRLHDRLEYRLNDNKQWQIVRLAP; via the coding sequence ATGAAAATATCCTTAGCTGATTTAAGAAAAAACTATACCCAAGGAGGTTTAACAGAAGAAGAAATTTGTCAGAATCCCTTTGAGCAATTTCGCCATTGGTTTGAACAAGCATTGGAGTCGCAAATCTTAGAACCAAATGCCATGACTCTTGCCACTGTTAATGAAACTGGAAAACCAACAGCAAGAATTGTTCTCTTAAAAAACCTTGATGAGAAAGGATTTGTTTTCTTTACTAATTATGAAAGTAAGAAAGGTAAAAATATTGCTGTCAATCCCTTTGGTTGTTTGGTGTTTTTGTGGGGAGAATTAGAAAGACAAGTGAGAGTTGAAGGAAAAATAGAAAAAATTACCCCAGAAGAGTCAGATCAATATTTTCATTCTCGCCCCATCGGTTCACAGTTAGGGGCGCATATTTCCCCCCAAAGTCAGATTATCCCTAACCGAGAATATCTTGATAAGCGTTTACAGGAAGTAACTCAAAAATATCAAAATCAAACTATTCCTCGTCCTTCTCATTGGGGAGGTTATAGATTAGTACCAGATGCGATCGAATTTTGGCAGGGTAGAGAAAACCGTTTGCACGATCGCCTTGAATACCGTTTAAATGATAATAAACAATGGCAAATAGTGCGTTTAGCACCTTAA
- a CDS encoding c-type cytochrome yields the protein MAKYFTIIIPLILTINLLFIFPVNAETVINNQPEKIFELNCAGCHPNGNNIIRRGKNLKLKALHRNGYDSLEAITQIVSNGKNNMSAFSNRLSEREIKQVAEYVLQQAENNWKG from the coding sequence ATGGCAAAATATTTTACTATTATTATTCCTCTAATTTTGACAATTAATCTTTTATTTATTTTTCCTGTTAATGCAGAAACGGTTATTAATAATCAGCCTGAAAAAATATTTGAGTTAAATTGTGCTGGATGTCACCCCAATGGCAATAATATTATTAGACGGGGAAAAAATTTAAAATTAAAAGCCCTTCATCGTAACGGCTATGATTCATTAGAAGCTATTACTCAAATAGTAAGTAATGGTAAAAATAATATGTCTGCTTTTTCTAATCGTCTGAGTGAAAGGGAAATTAAGCAAGTTGCCGAGTATGTTTTACAACAAGCTGAGAATAATTGGAAAGGTTAA
- a CDS encoding beta strand repeat-containing protein codes for MAQIITVNTFLDENDGIGVGGVSLREALASFTTGDTITFDPNLNNSTIYLNSDLDVPDGVILDSSSLTNLTIDGIEPLNFLGSVTITNESGNSLTIDSVIAGVGSLIKNGAGILKLSANNSFTGSVQILAGTLELNGGEAIADTVDVEVNGGNLTVKSGNETVGTLSGNGGSLDLNNLLTVTGVTLNASQLTLISPNSIFRTFNSNGTALTGTSENNSILGGEGNDTLNGGEGNDTLDGGTGNDSLIGGAGDDSLIGGTDNDSLVGGTGNDSLVGGAGNDRLGTSSDYNEGGNDTLDGGEGNDTLFGSTGDDSLIGGAGDDRFYFNRADHAYGDTLDGGAGNDFIIFTGVDDEILVLKQIVIVDEDQTLRISIASNASGGITNVNSGINASEVTLSNGVVLTGQNGNNTLIGSDYNDVLTGSNGEDTLTGNDGNDTFRDTVNGLNGDTITDLNIGDAIQLNFISLSGANIRINSNKVEIDTNGTDFADVEVTIHLGNDSNTNISFSAQNISGNTLFTAISPFPTVDLSVSSNTGSEDGQTVITVTATASSAVSGNQTVSLGVSGTGITTGDYSLSNSTITIPDGSTTGTITFTVQNDALVEGTETAILTISNPSAGILLGTNTNRNITITDNDTAGVIINQSGGNTTLTEGGATDSYTVLLNSQPTADVTITINPDSQSTTNVNPLVFTPQNWNIPQTVTVTAIDDNVAEGNHSSTIQHSATSSDNNYNNIAIDSITANITDNDNNAAIVITDNLITANSNGNNYTLTGSQNTVTGDRTAPNDIDASSFTGNLLINLASTRSTIRIDDGSNGSFDRTIGTRYFYTGTVTGGSGNDTLIGQSGDNTLIGSGGDDSIDGDGGNDSLTGGIGDDILIGGIGNDSLEGGDDDDTLTGGSGNDSLTGDAGNDNLNGGSGNDTLIGGDDDDTLTGGLGADTLTGGNGNDTFIYNNLNESSLTSGIDTITDFANASDTLSLPHGIRTITWNDGNSPVAISALTTTAMTSLFRSQRVGVNDYIFFSVMGDSNTYLAINGGSSSFSSSLDAIIAFDSPSFS; via the coding sequence ATGGCACAAATAATTACGGTTAATACTTTCCTAGATGAAAATGATGGCATTGGAGTAGGGGGAGTCAGCTTGCGTGAAGCTCTAGCTTCTTTCACAACAGGTGACACCATCACTTTTGACCCCAATTTAAACAACTCTACGATTTATTTGAATTCGGATTTGGACGTTCCTGATGGAGTCATCCTTGATAGCTCCTCCCTGACAAATCTCACTATTGATGGTATTGAGCCACTCAATTTTCTTGGCTCCGTTACAATTACTAATGAATCAGGCAATTCTTTGACTATCGACTCTGTGATCGCAGGTGTAGGATCGCTGATCAAGAATGGTGCTGGTATCCTCAAACTCTCAGCTAATAACAGCTTCACTGGTAGCGTCCAGATCTTGGCAGGCACTTTAGAACTAAATGGAGGAGAAGCGATCGCCGATACAGTTGACGTTGAGGTAAATGGAGGAAACCTTACCGTCAAGAGTGGAAACGAGACCGTCGGCACCCTGTCAGGTAATGGGGGTAGTCTCGACCTCAATAACTTGCTGACAGTAACGGGAGTGACACTAAACGCAAGCCAACTCACCCTCATTAGTCCTAACTCTATTTTCAGGACTTTCAACAGTAATGGTACAGCCCTTACAGGAACAAGTGAAAATAACAGCATCCTTGGCGGAGAGGGCAACGATACACTTAATGGCGGAGAGGGCAACGACACACTTGATGGTGGTACCGGCAATGATAGTTTGATCGGTGGTGCGGGAGACGATAGTTTGATCGGTGGGACGGACAATGACAGCCTAGTCGGTGGTACCGGTAATGACAGCCTAGTCGGTGGTGCAGGCAACGATAGACTCGGAACGAGTAGTGATTATAATGAGGGTGGCAACGACACACTCGATGGCGGAGAGGGCAACGATACCTTGTTTGGCTCAACAGGAGATGACAGTCTGATTGGTGGTGCAGGCGACGATCGCTTCTATTTTAATCGGGCCGATCATGCTTATGGAGACACCCTCGATGGTGGTGCGGGCAATGATTTCATCATCTTTACTGGTGTGGACGATGAGATACTAGTTCTGAAGCAAATTGTGATTGTTGATGAAGATCAAACATTACGGATATCGATCGCAAGTAACGCCTCTGGAGGCATTACAAACGTTAATTCAGGCATCAACGCCTCCGAAGTTACACTTTCTAACGGGGTAGTCCTCACTGGCCAGAACGGCAACAACACACTGATTGGTTCGGATTACAATGATGTTCTAACAGGTTCAAATGGGGAGGATACATTGACTGGCAATGACGGTAATGACACTTTCAGAGATACTGTCAATGGTCTTAACGGTGACACCATCACTGACCTTAATATTGGTGATGCGATCCAGCTAAATTTTATCTCCCTCTCAGGGGCTAATATCCGCATTAATTCAAACAAAGTCGAGATCGACACCAACGGCACTGATTTCGCCGACGTCGAAGTGACAATCCATCTGGGAAATGACTCCAACACCAACATTAGCTTCTCTGCTCAAAACATATCGGGTAATACCTTATTCACTGCCATCTCGCCTTTTCCTACTGTTGACCTCTCTGTTAGTAGCAACACTGGCTCAGAAGACGGACAAACCGTTATCACCGTTACGGCAACTGCTTCTAGTGCGGTTTCTGGAAACCAAACTGTTAGCTTAGGAGTAAGTGGTACTGGTATCACTACTGGAGATTATAGCCTCAGTAATAGCACCATCACCATTCCCGATGGTTCAACCACAGGAACTATCACCTTTACAGTTCAAAATGATGCCCTCGTAGAAGGTACAGAAACTGCCATACTGACTATTAGCAACCCTTCTGCAGGTATTTTACTGGGTACAAACACCAACCGAAATATAACCATTACGGACAATGACACCGCAGGAGTAATAATAAATCAATCTGGAGGCAACACAACCCTGACGGAAGGCGGAGCAACCGATAGCTACACTGTGCTTTTAAATTCTCAACCCACTGCTGATGTAACCATTACTATTAATCCCGACAGTCAAAGCACAACCAATGTCAACCCACTGGTTTTTACACCCCAGAACTGGAATATACCTCAAACTGTAACAGTCACAGCAATCGACGACAATGTTGCTGAGGGAAATCACTCCAGCACCATTCAACATTCTGCTACCAGTAGCGATAACAATTATAATAACATTGCGATCGACTCCATTACTGCCAATATTACTGACAATGATAATAATGCGGCGATCGTTATCACCGATAACCTCATCACTGCCAATTCTAACGGAAATAACTACACTTTGACTGGCTCTCAAAATACGGTAACAGGCGATCGCACTGCTCCCAATGATATAGACGCATCAAGTTTTACAGGTAACTTACTCATAAATTTAGCCAGTACCCGTAGTACCATTCGCATTGATGATGGCTCAAATGGTAGCTTTGACAGAACCATCGGAACGAGATACTTCTATACAGGTACTGTTACTGGCGGAAGCGGTAATGACACTCTTATCGGACAAAGTGGTGATAACACCCTAATCGGTAGCGGAGGTGATGACTCCATTGATGGTGACGGAGGCAATGATTCTCTTACTGGTGGCATTGGTGATGACATCCTGATTGGTGGTATTGGCAATGATTCTCTTGAAGGTGGTGATGATGATGACACCCTTACTGGTGGCAGTGGTAATGATAGCCTCACTGGTGATGCAGGTAATGACAACCTTAACGGTGGTAGTGGCAACGATACCCTAATCGGTGGTGATGATGATGACACCCTCACTGGTGGTTTGGGTGCAGATACCCTCACTGGGGGTAATGGAAATGATACTTTTATCTATAACAATTTAAACGAGTCTAGTTTGACTTCTGGTATTGACACCATCACCGACTTCGCCAATGCCAGTGATACTTTATCTCTACCTCATGGGATAAGAACTATTACTTGGAATGATGGCAATTCTCCTGTGGCAATTTCTGCATTAACAACCACTGCAATGACGAGTTTATTCAGAAGCCAAAGAGTAGGAGTGAATGACTATATTTTCTTTAGTGTGATGGGAGATTCTAATACTTATCTTGCCATCAATGGTGGCTCATCGTCTTTCTCTAGCTCTCTTGATGCTATCATAGCCTTTGACAGTCCTAGCTTCTCATAG